Proteins encoded together in one Mycobacterium simiae window:
- a CDS encoding FUSC family protein yields MATRTTAALACSLALLFVLTRVTGQPLTVALLGVVITMIAARSVNEPDPRRQRITMALLPLPGALSIIAATLLAPHYIAADAVFIAVVFVAVYIRRYGPRGRALGMVAFMAYFFTLYLRANVSELPWMIGAVVVGTVCTYVMSTYVLPDDPESVLRDTIRALRARMAIVVDTTAEAVRTGRLDERRRRHMRARTIRLNETALMVQTQIEDKADPAVLWPGVTSQQLAPWLFDAELAIEWVANAGRQAASIAATDPGAIPVGTRLELVDALTQLARSIRIPSLTGLQQAAGLAQVVLDRQSPPTSADHPADTAVRRLALAIINAANATAEVRAIVERATVDAPPPETDPHDAETNPHEHDPEEQAKQPDGGLSSTTRQAIQVTIAAALAIVTGELVSPARWFWAVIAAFVIFAGTNSWGETLTKGWQRMLGTALGVPCGMLAATLFAGDKTAALVAIFVCLFCAFYFMTVTYSLMTFWITTMLALLYGLLGQFSPAVLMLRIEETAIGAVIGVAVAILVLPTNTRTAIREDTRAFLQALSALIEISTATMFGGEETIGPTEQARQLDRSLQQFRITAKPLLAGVAGLAGRRTIRRGLRIFTACDRYGRSLARSSERYRDPAEAARELAAEMAPEMAPEMAPEMAPGMARAFGAAAGQTRRNIDALLTAIEGTGPATVDSTTDALDAAEALARHPGDIGRPLDQPPHPATARCLTAIHALRQIDRAVITAAISLGAREAHQQSNSPAN; encoded by the coding sequence ATGGCGACTCGGACGACCGCGGCCCTGGCATGCTCGCTGGCGTTGCTGTTCGTGCTCACCCGGGTAACCGGCCAGCCGCTGACCGTTGCCCTGCTGGGTGTGGTGATCACCATGATCGCGGCCCGCTCCGTCAACGAGCCTGACCCGCGACGACAGCGGATCACAATGGCTTTGCTACCGCTGCCCGGGGCACTATCGATCATCGCCGCGACGCTGCTGGCGCCGCACTACATCGCCGCCGACGCCGTCTTTATCGCGGTCGTCTTCGTCGCGGTCTACATCCGCCGGTACGGGCCTCGGGGCCGGGCACTCGGCATGGTCGCGTTCATGGCCTACTTCTTCACGCTGTATCTGCGCGCCAACGTTTCCGAGTTGCCGTGGATGATCGGCGCCGTCGTGGTGGGCACGGTGTGCACCTATGTGATGAGCACCTATGTGCTGCCCGACGATCCCGAAAGCGTCCTGCGGGACACCATTCGGGCGCTGCGCGCGCGGATGGCGATCGTCGTCGACACGACCGCCGAAGCAGTTCGGACCGGCCGCCTCGACGAACGGCGACGGCGCCACATGCGGGCCCGCACCATCCGGCTCAACGAAACCGCGCTGATGGTGCAGACCCAGATCGAAGACAAGGCCGACCCGGCCGTGCTGTGGCCCGGCGTGACCAGCCAGCAGCTGGCGCCGTGGCTCTTCGACGCCGAACTGGCCATTGAATGGGTCGCCAATGCCGGTCGGCAGGCGGCGTCCATCGCCGCCACCGACCCAGGCGCGATTCCGGTCGGCACCCGCCTCGAATTGGTCGACGCGCTCACCCAGCTCGCCCGGTCGATTCGGATCCCGTCGCTCACCGGTCTGCAGCAGGCAGCCGGGCTGGCGCAGGTGGTCCTCGACCGGCAGTCCCCGCCCACCTCGGCCGACCACCCGGCGGACACCGCGGTACGGCGCCTTGCGCTGGCGATCATCAATGCCGCCAACGCGACCGCCGAAGTCCGGGCCATCGTCGAGCGCGCCACGGTCGACGCCCCACCGCCCGAAACCGACCCACACGACGCGGAGACCAATCCCCACGAGCACGACCCGGAAGAGCAAGCCAAGCAACCAGACGGCGGCCTGTCGTCGACCACTCGACAGGCGATCCAGGTGACGATCGCCGCGGCGTTGGCGATCGTGACCGGCGAGCTGGTGTCGCCGGCCCGCTGGTTTTGGGCGGTGATCGCGGCGTTCGTGATCTTTGCCGGCACCAACTCCTGGGGGGAAACGCTGACCAAGGGCTGGCAGCGGATGCTGGGCACGGCACTCGGCGTGCCGTGCGGCATGCTGGCCGCCACCCTGTTTGCCGGTGACAAGACCGCCGCGCTGGTGGCCATCTTCGTCTGCCTGTTTTGCGCCTTCTACTTCATGACCGTTACCTACAGCCTGATGACGTTCTGGATTACCACGATGCTGGCGCTGCTGTACGGCTTGCTCGGTCAGTTCTCTCCCGCCGTACTCATGTTGCGGATCGAGGAGACCGCGATCGGCGCCGTGATCGGCGTCGCGGTGGCCATCCTGGTGTTGCCGACGAATACCAGAACCGCCATCCGCGAAGACACCCGCGCCTTCCTGCAGGCGCTGTCCGCGCTGATCGAGATCTCCACCGCCACGATGTTCGGTGGGGAGGAGACCATCGGCCCCACCGAGCAAGCACGCCAGCTCGACCGGAGTTTGCAGCAGTTCCGGATTACCGCCAAGCCATTGCTGGCCGGTGTGGCGGGGCTGGCTGGTCGCCGCACCATACGGCGCGGCCTACGGATCTTCACCGCATGCGATCGCTACGGCCGAAGCCTGGCCCGCAGCAGTGAGCGCTACCGCGATCCCGCCGAAGCGGCCCGCGAACTGGCTGCCGAAATGGCCCCCGAAATGGCCCCCGAAATGGCCCCCGAAATGGCCCCCGGAATGGCCAGAGCCTTCGGCGCGGCCGCCGGGCAGACTCGTCGCAACATCGACGCCCTACTCACCGCCATCGAGGGGACCGGCCCCGCGACGGTGGACTCCACCACCGACGCGCTCGATGCCGCCGAGGCGCTGGCCCGCCATCCCGGCGACATCGGCCGGCCACTGGACCAGCCGCCGCATCCCGCGACCGCGCGTTGTCTCACCGCGATCCACGCGCTACGCCAGATCGACCGGGCGGTCATCACCGCGGCGATCAGCCTCGGCGCACGCGAGGCCCACCAGCAGAGCAACTCGCCAGCGAACTGA
- a CDS encoding SDR family oxidoreductase gives MEITGNTIFIPGSTSGIGLALALRLQAKGNTIIVGGRRTELLDQITAEHPGLDTVRIDTADAASIRSAAEEVLARHPDLNVLIAMAGIMKVEDWHRPDTFLATAESTITTNVLGPIRLIAAFVEHLQQQPAATIVTVSSGLAFAPLRATPSYNASKAAIHMLSESLRLQLAGSTVEVKELQPPSVQTDLMPGQRDNDAAMPLDEFLDEVMGLLEKDPDANEIQVERVKFLRYGEARGDYDKVVAALNASDPHGK, from the coding sequence ATGGAGATCACCGGCAACACCATCTTCATTCCCGGCTCGACCAGTGGGATTGGCTTGGCGCTGGCCTTGCGCCTGCAGGCAAAGGGCAACACCATCATCGTCGGGGGCCGCAGAACCGAATTGCTCGACCAGATCACCGCAGAGCATCCCGGGCTCGACACGGTGCGGATCGATACCGCCGACGCCGCAAGCATTCGGTCGGCCGCCGAGGAGGTACTGGCGCGCCATCCGGACCTCAACGTTCTGATCGCCATGGCGGGGATCATGAAGGTCGAAGACTGGCATCGCCCCGACACATTCCTCGCGACCGCCGAATCGACAATCACCACCAATGTGCTGGGACCTATCCGCCTCATCGCCGCGTTCGTGGAGCATCTGCAGCAGCAGCCGGCCGCCACCATCGTCACCGTCTCATCAGGACTGGCCTTCGCGCCGCTGCGGGCGACCCCGAGTTACAACGCGTCGAAGGCCGCGATCCACATGCTCAGTGAATCGCTGCGGCTGCAATTGGCGGGCTCCACGGTCGAGGTCAAGGAGCTCCAGCCGCCGTCGGTGCAAACGGATCTGATGCCAGGGCAACGCGACAACGATGCCGCGATGCCACTCGACGAGTTCCTCGACGAAGTCATGGGGTTGCTCGAGAAGGATCCGGACGCCAACGAGATTCAGGTGGAGCGTGTGAAGTTTCTGCGGTACGGCGAGGCGCGCGGTGACTACGACAAAGTCGTCGCGGCCCTCAACGCCAGCGATCCCCACGGCAAGTAG
- a CDS encoding adenylate/guanylate cyclase domain-containing protein, which produces MVVFDAASRAAPVVPKQPWDKVLTEGHAPLVRARRIFRYLPSAPRCKVCNNPFGGPVGRAFAAAGFSPSRKNPNLCSRCCDALPPGGAEVDVAVLFADVRGSTALGRCRDAAEFAGLLNRFYAAATQTLLGQDAVIDKLIGDEVMAIFVRGISGPRYRQRAVLAGMELLRAVGYGRAERPWVQVGVAVNAGVAYVGNVGEAVVDFTALGDPVNLSARMQQQAAAGELLVASGVADDLMAGAPRRRLQLRGYDRPVETFALRV; this is translated from the coding sequence ATGGTGGTTTTCGACGCGGCGTCGCGCGCGGCTCCGGTGGTCCCAAAGCAACCGTGGGACAAGGTGTTAACCGAAGGTCATGCACCCCTGGTCCGGGCCCGGCGGATCTTTCGCTATCTGCCGTCGGCCCCGCGTTGCAAGGTGTGCAACAACCCGTTCGGCGGGCCGGTCGGACGCGCCTTCGCCGCGGCCGGGTTCAGCCCGTCACGCAAGAACCCCAACTTGTGCAGCCGGTGCTGCGACGCGCTTCCCCCCGGTGGTGCCGAGGTCGACGTGGCGGTGCTGTTCGCCGACGTACGCGGTTCCACCGCGCTGGGCCGGTGTCGCGACGCAGCGGAGTTCGCCGGGCTGCTCAACCGGTTCTACGCGGCCGCCACGCAGACTCTGCTTGGCCAGGACGCGGTGATCGACAAGCTGATCGGCGACGAGGTCATGGCGATCTTTGTGCGCGGAATCAGCGGACCGCGGTATCGGCAGCGCGCCGTTCTGGCGGGGATGGAACTGCTCCGCGCCGTTGGCTACGGACGGGCCGAGCGGCCCTGGGTGCAGGTGGGCGTCGCGGTCAACGCGGGGGTCGCCTACGTCGGCAATGTCGGGGAAGCGGTGGTCGATTTCACCGCGCTGGGCGATCCGGTGAACCTGTCGGCCCGGATGCAACAGCAGGCCGCCGCCGGGGAATTGCTCGTCGCGTCTGGAGTGGCCGACGACCTGATGGCCGGGGCGCCACGCCGTCGTTTGCAACTGCGTGGATACGACCGGCCTGTCGAGACGTTTGCCCTGCGGGTATGA
- a CDS encoding cytochrome P450, with the protein MAVGTAPPSVFDADLPALQYEAGETPAQIYPRIEAAQRQASIALGPYGPELLSYHLVRTVLRDTRFQIPPGINLLVQGITSGPLWDKVVDSLLCLEGDAHHRLRSLTAKAFTPKATLRLHDTMTALMNELVDQVADAGRCDVVTDIARPYPVPIICALLGAPRQDWQQFSRWADEIFKAFSFDADITELQPGVMRAWAELDDYVDGMVARRRHSLTDDLLSDLIRAEDDGDRLNAAELRMLAGGLLLAGTDTTRNQVGASVQVLCEHTEQWDLLRKRPELAMRAVEETMRHSPIACQTLRLVVEDAELDGYLFPAGTMVLVNTAAANRDPEVYDEPHRVDITREGVPPILTFGGGVHYCLGANLARRELAEALTVLSQRLVDPRIVGPVPWKPMVSLSGPTSVPIEFDVRR; encoded by the coding sequence ATGGCCGTCGGTACCGCTCCCCCAAGCGTTTTCGACGCCGACCTTCCGGCGCTGCAGTACGAGGCCGGCGAAACTCCCGCGCAGATTTACCCACGCATCGAAGCGGCACAGCGACAGGCCTCGATCGCACTGGGGCCGTACGGACCCGAACTCCTCTCCTACCACCTGGTGCGGACGGTCCTGCGGGATACCCGGTTTCAGATTCCGCCCGGCATCAACCTGCTCGTCCAGGGCATCACGTCGGGCCCATTGTGGGACAAGGTGGTCGACAGCCTGCTGTGTCTGGAAGGCGATGCCCACCACCGGTTGCGAAGCCTGACCGCCAAGGCATTCACTCCCAAGGCGACCTTGCGCCTGCACGACACCATGACCGCACTGATGAACGAGCTCGTCGACCAGGTCGCCGATGCCGGGCGCTGCGACGTCGTGACCGACATCGCGCGTCCCTATCCTGTCCCGATCATCTGTGCACTGTTGGGCGCGCCGCGCCAGGATTGGCAGCAGTTCTCGCGGTGGGCCGACGAGATTTTCAAAGCCTTCAGTTTCGATGCCGACATCACTGAACTGCAGCCCGGCGTCATGCGGGCGTGGGCCGAACTCGACGATTACGTGGACGGGATGGTCGCCCGTCGCCGGCACAGCCTGACCGACGACCTGTTGTCCGACCTGATCCGCGCCGAGGACGACGGGGACCGTCTCAACGCCGCCGAGCTGCGCATGCTGGCCGGCGGTCTGCTGTTGGCCGGTACGGACACCACCCGCAACCAGGTCGGCGCCTCGGTGCAGGTCCTGTGCGAGCACACCGAGCAGTGGGACCTGCTCCGGAAAAGGCCCGAACTGGCCATGCGCGCGGTCGAGGAGACCATGCGGCATTCGCCGATCGCGTGTCAAACGCTGCGGCTGGTGGTCGAGGATGCCGAGCTCGACGGCTACCTCTTTCCCGCCGGCACTATGGTGCTGGTGAACACCGCCGCGGCCAACCGCGATCCCGAGGTGTACGACGAGCCGCACCGGGTGGACATCACCCGCGAAGGGGTTCCGCCGATTCTGACGTTCGGTGGGGGCGTTCACTACTGCCTGGGCGCCAACCTGGCCCGCCGCGAGCTCGCGGAGGCGCTGACCGTGTTGTCGCAGCGGCTGGTCGATCCGCGCATCGTCGGGCCGGTGCCGTGGAAGCCGATGGTGAGCTTGAGCGGGCCGACGAGCGTGCCCATCGAATTCGACGTGCGGCGATAA
- a CDS encoding TetR/AcrR family transcriptional regulator, with protein sequence MPRPPNPDVRRRLLAAGLDLVHARGFAASGVKDITDAAGVPKGSFYAYFPSKEAFAAAILEHYWSDIETRLLPMLDSDGSAEERITRFFHALADEHEAGEFLLGCLVGNLSLELGGASERVRAELVRILGRWDAALTTCVSAGQGDTSGGVRSDLDAAELASLLIEAWEGAALRGKVTRSRAPYDRFETVTVPALLR encoded by the coding sequence ATGCCCCGGCCGCCCAATCCCGACGTACGCCGCCGACTGCTGGCGGCCGGGCTGGACCTGGTACACGCGCGCGGCTTCGCGGCGAGCGGCGTCAAGGACATCACCGACGCTGCCGGGGTGCCGAAGGGCTCGTTCTACGCGTACTTCCCCAGCAAAGAAGCCTTCGCCGCAGCGATTCTCGAGCACTACTGGTCCGACATCGAAACACGGCTGCTGCCAATGCTGGACTCCGACGGGTCGGCGGAAGAGCGCATCACTCGCTTCTTCCACGCCCTCGCTGACGAACACGAGGCAGGCGAATTTCTGCTCGGCTGCCTGGTCGGCAACCTCTCGCTCGAGCTCGGCGGCGCCAGCGAACGGGTGCGCGCCGAGCTCGTGCGGATACTCGGCCGCTGGGACGCAGCGCTCACGACATGCGTGAGCGCCGGCCAGGGCGACACCTCGGGTGGAGTCCGGTCGGACCTCGATGCGGCCGAACTGGCCTCGCTGCTCATCGAGGCATGGGAGGGTGCGGCCCTGCGCGGGAAGGTGACCCGCAGTCGCGCCCCGTACGACCGGTTTGAGACCGTCACCGTGCCGGCCCTGCTGCGCTGA
- a CDS encoding cysteine hydrolase, translating to MTDQASYAEPQHPGLPRPSFVLNHDRAALVVTDPQIDFLSPDGASWPVFGASVRDNNTVAHLGELFDAAKDAGITVVVSPHYFYPTDRQWRFGDPLEQFMRDAGMFERRGAYTTDGFADSGADFLPDYRDHIHDGRTVIASPHKIVGPESNDLVLQLRKRGISQVVLAGMAANLCVEGHLRELIEQGFEVAVVKDATAGPRLPEGDGYLAALVNFRFLASAVWTTAEAVDQLAKHGDTKGF from the coding sequence ATGACAGACCAAGCCAGCTACGCCGAACCGCAGCATCCCGGGCTCCCGCGGCCTAGCTTCGTGCTCAATCACGACCGTGCCGCCCTGGTCGTCACCGACCCGCAGATCGACTTCCTGAGCCCCGACGGGGCCTCGTGGCCGGTGTTCGGCGCCAGTGTCCGCGACAACAACACCGTCGCCCACCTTGGCGAACTATTCGACGCGGCGAAGGACGCCGGAATCACCGTCGTGGTGTCACCGCACTACTTCTATCCAACCGACCGGCAGTGGCGCTTCGGCGATCCGCTCGAACAGTTCATGCGCGATGCCGGGATGTTCGAACGCCGGGGTGCTTACACCACGGACGGTTTCGCCGACTCCGGCGCCGATTTTCTGCCCGACTACCGCGACCACATTCACGACGGCCGGACGGTGATCGCCTCTCCGCACAAGATCGTCGGCCCCGAATCCAACGACCTCGTGCTGCAGCTGCGCAAGCGCGGCATCAGCCAGGTGGTGCTGGCGGGCATGGCGGCCAACCTGTGTGTGGAAGGCCACCTGCGTGAGCTCATCGAACAGGGCTTTGAGGTCGCTGTCGTCAAGGATGCGACCGCGGGTCCCCGCCTACCCGAAGGCGACGGTTACCTAGCCGCGTTGGTGAACTTCCGATTCCTCGCCAGTGCCGTCTGGACGACCGCCGAGGCCGTCGACCAGCTGGCGAAACACGGTGACACCAAGGGTTTTTGA
- a CDS encoding aldo/keto reductase, producing the protein MENVEKLYQHKFVLNNGRKMPALGLGTSLSDNRKTRETVKTAVEVGFRHLDAAERYRNEAEVGAALKELFAAGVVRRDDLFVTTKLWNNNHRPERVRPALQASLNRLGLDAVDLYLVHTPFAFRPGDDQDPRDVHGAVIYDAGVTLPQTWAAMENLVDEGLTAAIGLSDIDADGTRRILETSRIKPAVVEVESHPYHPQWELHELCNAQDIILLAFASLGHALQPRLLDDPLIVDIARRFGKTPAQVLLAWGIQRGSAVLTGSVNPARIRENFDVTALPRRAIDEINERLVTRIRFNSVADAGVPGFAEVPTGG; encoded by the coding sequence ATGGAAAACGTCGAGAAGCTATACCAGCATAAGTTCGTGTTGAACAACGGCAGAAAGATGCCGGCGCTCGGGCTCGGCACATCGCTCTCCGATAACCGCAAGACGCGGGAAACGGTCAAGACGGCGGTCGAAGTGGGGTTCCGCCACCTCGACGCCGCCGAGCGGTACCGCAACGAGGCCGAGGTCGGCGCCGCGCTCAAGGAGCTGTTCGCCGCGGGCGTCGTCCGCCGTGACGACCTGTTTGTGACCACCAAACTGTGGAACAACAACCACCGCCCGGAACGGGTCCGGCCTGCGCTGCAGGCCAGCCTGAACCGACTCGGCCTCGACGCCGTCGACCTGTACCTGGTGCACACACCCTTCGCGTTTCGACCCGGCGATGACCAAGATCCGCGTGATGTGCACGGGGCCGTCATTTACGACGCCGGAGTGACGCTGCCCCAGACCTGGGCCGCAATGGAAAACCTTGTCGACGAAGGACTTACCGCAGCGATCGGCCTATCTGATATCGACGCCGACGGCACCCGGCGGATTCTCGAAACGTCCCGAATCAAGCCGGCGGTGGTGGAGGTCGAATCACATCCCTACCACCCGCAGTGGGAGCTGCATGAATTGTGCAACGCGCAGGACATCATCCTGCTGGCGTTCGCGTCGCTGGGCCACGCCCTGCAGCCGCGCCTGCTCGACGACCCGCTGATCGTCGACATCGCTCGTCGCTTCGGAAAGACTCCCGCACAAGTGTTGTTGGCCTGGGGAATTCAGCGCGGCAGCGCTGTGCTGACGGGATCCGTCAACCCCGCACGCATACGCGAGAACTTCGATGTCACCGCCCTGCCGCGGCGAGCGATCGACGAGATCAACGAGCGCCTCGTCACCCGCATTCGATTCAACTCCGTTGCCGACGCGGGAGTGCCGGGCTTCGCGGAGGTGCCGACGGGTGGCTGA
- a CDS encoding YajQ family cyclic di-GMP-binding protein — MADSSFDIVSKFDRQEVDNALNQAAKELATRFDFRGTDTKIAWKGDDAVELTSSTEERVKAAVDVFKEKLIRRDISMKAFDAGEPQASGKTFKVTGTLKQGIDSENAKKITKLIRDEGPKTVKTQIQGDEIRVTSKKRDDLQAVQALLRSSDLDVALQFVNYR; from the coding sequence ATGGCGGACTCATCGTTCGACATCGTCAGCAAGTTCGATCGGCAAGAGGTGGACAACGCGCTCAACCAGGCAGCCAAGGAACTGGCCACCCGCTTCGACTTTCGCGGCACCGACACCAAGATCGCGTGGAAGGGCGACGACGCCGTCGAGCTGACTTCCTCCACCGAGGAGCGCGTCAAGGCGGCCGTCGACGTGTTCAAGGAGAAGCTGATCCGCCGCGACATCTCGATGAAGGCTTTCGACGCCGGCGAACCGCAGGCCTCGGGCAAGACCTTCAAGGTCACCGGAACGCTCAAGCAGGGCATCGACAGCGAAAACGCCAAGAAGATCACCAAACTCATTCGGGACGAGGGCCCCAAGACCGTCAAAACTCAGATCCAGGGCGACGAGATTCGCGTCACTAGCAAAAAACGGGACGACCTGCAGGCCGTCCAAGCGCTGCTGCGCAGCTCGGACCTGGACGTGGCGCTGCAGTTCGTCAATTACCGCTGA
- a CDS encoding flavin-containing monooxygenase, whose product MTVTPQEAIGQPPAEAGYFDVVIVGAGISGIGAAYRIAERNPRMTYAVLERREQIGGTWDLFRYPGVRSDSSIFTLSFPFEPWTRKEGVADGAHIREYLAATAHKYGIDRHIRFNNYVRSADWDSATDTWTITVDQGDTSTIYRSRFVFFASGYYNYDEGYTPDFPAIEQFRGTVVHPQHWPQDLDYAGKTIVVIGSGATAVTLLPSLSARAAKVTMLQRSPTYLVAASKYSKFAAVMRFLLPRRASHLAIRTYSALTEAVFFFLSRKLPGAIRWLLRRKAIDSLPEGYEVDVHFKPRYNPWDQRMCLIPDADLYNSITQGRAGVVTDEIDHFDATGIALRSGGHLDADIIVTATGLQLQALGGATISVDGEKIDHRERFVYKAHMLEDVPNLFWCVGYTNASWTLRADITARATAKLLEHMTSHGYTHAYPHLGGEPMDEKPAWDIAAGYVKRSVHQLPKSGTRRPWNVRQNYLADAVDYRFDRIDEAMKFGHATDRAPVAG is encoded by the coding sequence ATGACCGTGACGCCCCAGGAAGCGATAGGCCAGCCCCCAGCCGAGGCCGGTTACTTCGACGTCGTCATCGTCGGGGCCGGAATATCCGGCATCGGCGCGGCCTACCGCATCGCTGAGCGCAATCCGCGCATGACCTACGCCGTCCTGGAGCGACGCGAGCAGATCGGCGGCACGTGGGACCTGTTTCGCTATCCCGGCGTGCGATCCGACAGCAGCATCTTCACGCTGTCGTTTCCCTTCGAACCCTGGACCCGCAAGGAAGGCGTCGCCGATGGCGCGCACATTCGTGAGTACCTCGCCGCCACGGCACACAAATACGGCATCGATCGCCACATCCGGTTCAACAACTATGTCCGTTCCGCGGATTGGGATTCGGCCACCGACACCTGGACCATCACCGTCGACCAAGGCGACACCAGCACGATCTACCGCAGCCGGTTCGTGTTTTTTGCGTCCGGCTACTACAACTACGACGAGGGCTACACCCCGGACTTCCCGGCCATCGAGCAGTTCCGCGGCACCGTCGTGCACCCCCAACATTGGCCGCAGGACCTGGACTACGCCGGTAAGACGATCGTCGTGATCGGCAGCGGCGCGACCGCGGTCACCCTGCTGCCTTCGCTGTCGGCCCGGGCCGCCAAGGTCACCATGCTGCAGCGTTCCCCGACCTACTTGGTCGCGGCGTCCAAGTACAGCAAATTCGCCGCAGTGATGCGGTTCCTGTTGCCCCGCAGGGCTTCCCATCTCGCCATCCGGACGTACAGCGCCCTGACCGAGGCCGTGTTCTTCTTCTTGTCCCGCAAGCTGCCGGGCGCGATCAGGTGGCTGCTGCGACGCAAGGCGATCGATAGCCTGCCCGAGGGTTACGAGGTCGACGTCCACTTCAAACCGCGATACAACCCGTGGGACCAGCGGATGTGCCTGATTCCCGACGCCGACCTGTACAACTCGATCACGCAGGGCCGCGCCGGCGTCGTCACCGACGAGATCGACCACTTCGATGCCACCGGCATCGCGCTGCGGTCCGGCGGACACCTCGACGCCGACATCATCGTCACCGCGACCGGCCTGCAGCTGCAGGCGCTGGGTGGTGCCACGATCAGCGTGGACGGCGAAAAGATCGACCACCGTGAGCGTTTCGTCTACAAGGCGCACATGCTCGAGGACGTGCCGAATCTGTTCTGGTGCGTCGGCTACACGAACGCCTCCTGGACGCTGCGCGCCGACATCACCGCCCGAGCCACCGCGAAACTGTTGGAGCACATGACTTCTCACGGCTACACCCATGCCTACCCGCATCTGGGCGGGGAGCCGATGGACGAGAAACCGGCTTGGGACATCGCGGCCGGCTACGTCAAGCGTTCGGTACATCAGCTGCCCAAATCGGGTACCAGGCGGCCGTGGAATGTGCGGCAGAACTACCTTGCCGATGCCGTCGATTACCGGTTCGACCGCATCGACGAGGCGATGAAGTTCGGCCATGCCACCGACCGAGCTCCAGTGGCGGGCTAG